A part of Sulfurimonas sp. HSL-1716 genomic DNA contains:
- the metH gene encoding methionine synthase produces MSVKQQILETIKKRPLIIDGAMGTQLQQRDEQIPKEAWEGLEGCNELLNVTAADVMEDIFSAYLTAGADLITTNTFGSFSWVLDEYGIGHRAYELSRAGAAVVKKMCDKFSTPEHPRYVLGSIGPGTKLPSLGHIHYDEMFEGYKECALGLIDGGVDLFLLETCQDPLQIKAGLHACDAASRQRGTEIPVMVSVTIELAGTMLIGTDASTIATILEPFDILSLGFNCGTGPEQVKKHVKTLSEIWGKPISVHANAGLPQNRGGYTFYPMGPDEFADKQEEFLEYEGVSFLGGCCGTTPQHIRALTNRVTGKTPKAPSGSQPNSLASLFNTVPLMQDPAPLLVGERSNATGSKAFRELLLDENYEGTLSVGQQQVRVGAHVLDVSVGFAGRDETKDMRNVLSLYAQKIALPLMPDSTQTPALEEALKLIGGKPIINSVNLEDGIEKFDAVCSLAKKYGAALVCLTIDEQGMAKTIERKLEVAERIYELATKKHGINPENLVFDLLTFTLGSGDEEYFDAGINTIEAIRELRTRHPEVGAILGLSNISFGLHKDARPYLNSMFLHHCIEAGLTSVIINVQHIIPINKISQEDQQICDDLIFNRKPEGEALFTFIDHFSGKEAVDTAANDEAFNALSDEEKIKKLLMDGDKERMLPLVEEVRKTIAPEKIVNEYLIDAMKVVGELFGAGQMQLPFVLQSAETMKATVDHLQPYLPKIDKKTDTTLVLGTVKGDVHDVGKNLVDIILSNNGFKVINLGIKVELDDFVKTLKESNADAIGMSGLLVKSTQVMKENLETLKSAGIQVPILLGGAALTRSFIDDFCRPFYDGPIFYCKDAFDGVTAMSRIESGNFDTNLHPDAPVIEHVEDAQIIIPPYEEIKMPSRDVVVPTPPFWGRREMKLTPAQIEKAFDWVNHKILFKSRWGYSSKGMSKEEYQKQLDEVVWPAYEKLKAQFLDEKLFEPTIIYGYWPCRSDDNRLVIFDESEGYTGKNNINTEPFNEAYPRAVEEFDFPRQRRKPHRALSDFFHHDRHDVLALTCVSAGSRLSEAERKLYEEGKYTEYYQFHGLGVELAEALAEMVHKQIRLDLNIAENEGSTVNDVQMSKYQGARYSFGYAACPDLELNRPLFNLLKPEEFGIELSETFQIHPEQSTSALVVYHPNATYYNV; encoded by the coding sequence ATGTCAGTAAAACAGCAAATATTAGAGACTATAAAAAAGCGTCCGCTTATCATCGACGGTGCGATGGGTACGCAGCTGCAGCAGCGCGACGAGCAGATACCAAAAGAGGCATGGGAAGGGCTGGAGGGGTGTAACGAGCTCCTCAACGTCACTGCAGCCGATGTCATGGAAGATATCTTCAGCGCTTATCTAACAGCGGGTGCGGATCTCATCACCACAAATACCTTCGGCTCTTTTTCATGGGTGCTTGACGAGTACGGCATCGGACACCGCGCATATGAGCTTTCGCGTGCGGGAGCGGCGGTCGTTAAAAAGATGTGCGACAAATTTTCCACCCCTGAACATCCGCGTTATGTTCTAGGCTCGATAGGTCCCGGAACAAAACTGCCCTCTTTAGGACATATCCATTATGACGAGATGTTCGAAGGTTACAAAGAGTGTGCTCTTGGTCTCATCGACGGCGGAGTCGATCTATTCCTCTTAGAAACATGTCAAGATCCGCTCCAGATAAAAGCCGGTCTTCATGCATGTGATGCAGCCAGTCGCCAACGCGGTACGGAGATTCCGGTTATGGTTTCGGTCACCATCGAGCTTGCAGGTACTATGCTCATCGGTACGGATGCTTCGACCATCGCGACCATTTTAGAGCCGTTTGACATCTTAAGCCTCGGATTTAACTGCGGTACGGGTCCTGAACAGGTCAAAAAACATGTCAAGACTTTAAGCGAAATATGGGGCAAACCTATTTCCGTCCATGCCAATGCAGGTCTGCCGCAAAACCGCGGAGGCTACACTTTTTACCCGATGGGACCCGATGAGTTTGCAGACAAGCAGGAGGAGTTCTTAGAATATGAAGGTGTGAGCTTTTTGGGCGGATGCTGCGGAACTACGCCTCAGCATATCCGTGCGCTAACAAACCGTGTTACGGGCAAAACGCCAAAAGCGCCTAGCGGAAGCCAGCCCAACTCGCTTGCTTCGCTTTTTAATACCGTACCTTTAATGCAGGATCCTGCTCCGCTGCTTGTAGGAGAGCGCTCTAATGCAACAGGTTCAAAAGCGTTCCGCGAACTGCTTTTGGATGAAAACTATGAGGGAACCCTCAGTGTCGGACAGCAGCAGGTACGCGTAGGTGCGCATGTGCTTGACGTATCGGTAGGCTTTGCAGGACGCGATGAAACAAAAGATATGCGAAACGTTCTCTCGCTTTATGCACAAAAGATCGCCCTGCCGCTCATGCCCGACTCCACGCAGACCCCGGCACTCGAAGAAGCGCTCAAACTTATCGGCGGCAAGCCTATCATCAACTCGGTCAACCTCGAAGACGGTATAGAGAAGTTCGACGCGGTGTGCTCTTTAGCTAAAAAGTACGGCGCTGCACTTGTATGTCTCACAATTGATGAACAGGGAATGGCAAAGACCATAGAACGAAAACTCGAAGTAGCAGAGCGCATCTACGAACTTGCTACCAAGAAGCACGGAATAAATCCAGAAAACCTCGTGTTCGACCTGCTTACCTTTACCCTTGGAAGCGGTGATGAGGAGTATTTTGATGCGGGCATCAACACCATCGAAGCAATCCGTGAGCTGAGAACTCGTCACCCTGAAGTTGGAGCAATTCTCGGGCTTTCAAACATCTCGTTTGGTCTGCACAAAGACGCAAGGCCATATCTGAACTCAATGTTCTTGCACCACTGTATAGAAGCGGGACTTACATCGGTCATCATCAACGTGCAGCACATCATTCCGATAAACAAAATAAGCCAAGAGGATCAGCAAATATGCGACGATCTTATCTTCAACCGCAAGCCTGAAGGCGAAGCACTCTTTACGTTCATTGACCATTTCAGCGGCAAAGAAGCGGTAGACACTGCGGCTAACGATGAAGCATTCAATGCCCTAAGCGATGAAGAGAAGATAAAAAAACTTCTCATGGACGGCGACAAAGAAAGAATGCTGCCGCTTGTAGAAGAGGTACGCAAAACCATAGCCCCTGAGAAGATAGTCAACGAATACCTCATCGACGCGATGAAAGTGGTCGGTGAGCTTTTCGGTGCGGGACAGATGCAGCTGCCGTTTGTTTTACAGAGTGCAGAGACTATGAAAGCAACGGTTGACCACCTGCAGCCCTACCTGCCAAAGATCGACAAAAAAACAGATACGACACTGGTGCTTGGAACGGTAAAGGGAGATGTACATGACGTGGGCAAAAACCTAGTGGATATCATCCTCTCAAACAACGGTTTTAAAGTCATAAACCTCGGGATCAAAGTGGAACTTGACGACTTCGTCAAGACCCTTAAAGAGAGCAACGCCGATGCCATCGGTATGAGCGGTCTGCTTGTTAAGTCCACACAGGTGATGAAAGAGAACCTCGAAACGCTTAAAAGTGCGGGGATACAAGTACCCATCCTGCTTGGAGGCGCGGCGCTTACCCGTTCGTTTATAGACGATTTTTGCCGTCCTTTTTATGACGGGCCGATCTTTTACTGTAAAGACGCATTTGACGGCGTAACGGCGATGAGCCGTATAGAGTCGGGCAACTTTGACACCAATCTGCATCCCGATGCACCTGTGATCGAACATGTTGAAGATGCCCAGATCATCATCCCGCCTTATGAAGAGATCAAGATGCCTTCACGCGACGTTGTAGTGCCAACTCCTCCGTTTTGGGGAAGAAGAGAGATGAAACTTACACCCGCGCAGATAGAAAAAGCGTTCGACTGGGTCAACCACAAGATACTTTTCAAATCCCGCTGGGGATACAGCTCTAAGGGAATGAGCAAAGAGGAGTACCAAAAGCAGCTTGACGAAGTTGTATGGCCGGCATATGAAAAACTCAAAGCACAGTTTTTGGACGAGAAGCTTTTCGAGCCGACGATCATCTACGGCTACTGGCCGTGCAGGAGCGACGACAACCGTCTGGTAATATTCGATGAAAGCGAAGGATATACAGGCAAAAACAACATCAATACCGAGCCGTTTAACGAAGCATATCCAAGAGCCGTAGAGGAGTTTGACTTTCCAAGACAAAGGCGCAAACCGCACCGCGCACTGAGCGACTTTTTTCATCATGACAGACATGATGTCCTCGCCCTTACCTGCGTAAGTGCGGGGAGCAGGCTGAGCGAAGCGGAGCGCAAACTCTACGAAGAGGGAAAATACACGGAGTACTACCAGTTTCACGGTCTTGGCGTCGAGCTCGCCGAAGCACTGGCGGAGATGGTACATAAACAGATACGCTTAGACCTCAACATCGCAGAGAACGAAGGAAGCACCGTTAACGACGTGCAGATGAGTAAGTATCAGGGTGCTCGTTACTCATTCGGTTACGCGGCGTGTCCCGACCTTGAGCTCAACCGTCCGCTCTTTAACCTCCTAAAACCTGAAGAGTTTGGCATAGAGCTTAGCGAGACGTTCCAGATACATCCTGAGCAGTCCACTTCCGCACTTGTGGTTTACCACCCGAACGCGACCTACTACAACGTTTAA
- a CDS encoding tRNA-uridine aminocarboxypropyltransferase, with protein sequence MNKNIREKCYECFRPLSSCMCLHIRAVETKTKFVILMHPKEYRKIRNGTGHLTRLSLPNSELHVGIDFSSHTRINEILDDEKNICYLLYPSKKSIEINSHKISCEGRNTVIFIIDSTWACAKKMLRLSKKISALQSISFTHTKKSEFAIKEQPEEYCLSTIESVLSVMELLNENGDERIEKESLEDFLNPFKKMIDFQIEYMQECQNPRFSLQ encoded by the coding sequence TTGAACAAAAATATAAGAGAGAAATGTTACGAGTGTTTTAGACCTCTATCGAGCTGTATGTGTTTGCATATAAGAGCTGTCGAGACAAAGACGAAGTTTGTGATCCTGATGCATCCAAAAGAGTACAGAAAGATCAGAAACGGCACGGGGCATCTGACCCGTCTCTCTTTACCGAATTCCGAACTGCATGTTGGCATAGACTTTAGTTCCCATACCAGAATCAACGAGATATTGGATGATGAAAAGAACATCTGTTACCTTCTTTACCCTTCCAAAAAGAGCATCGAGATAAACTCGCATAAGATATCGTGCGAGGGTAGAAATACCGTAATATTTATCATCGATTCTACCTGGGCATGTGCAAAAAAGATGCTTCGTCTGAGCAAGAAGATCTCCGCTTTGCAAAGCATCAGCTTCACGCATACAAAAAAATCCGAATTTGCCATAAAAGAGCAGCCAGAGGAGTACTGTCTTTCTACCATAGAGTCTGTTTTAAGTGTTATGGAACTTTTGAATGAAAACGGGGATGAGAGGATAGAAAAAGAGTCGCTGGAGGATTTTTTAAACCCTTTTAAAAAGATGATAGATTTTCAGATAGAGTATATGCAGGAGTGCCAAAACCCTAGATTCAGCTTACAATGA
- a CDS encoding diguanylate cyclase: MLKSYKPYAAILLLLIIVIGGFVFSYVQLNTKKIQNSIYTHEAASMRKNVKLMILQKQKSTLAIALSLANDKNLIEQIKQNKIASDSYKDLLDKLTQQTLYKNVWIQIINKDAVSLYRSWSDLKGDLLHDVRKDLKNILLHKTVNYSIDICRFDLSIRTIVPLFENKNFIGILEVITHFNSIANSLKDSKVGSVVVVKKEFTDKIKFPLTNQFINDHYVANLNAPENLTNYLKTHGPTNYFNNSYKIENGYIIVSYELKNSQSQAIGYFIMFKKLSDVQTMNLEFFVFKWMSVFVLLGLLVLFIISNIILIKNRNQKKYYKSILDTASNIVIVNDGKKLVDTNKAFFKYFYSYKTIDEFLKDYDCVCDLFAKEKGYLQQPMNNRYWIEYVIRNSDIVHKAKILYLDEIYYFSVTAALISEDPKHYSVVLSDITKEEQYQKELLILSIKDTLTDIYNRHYFDQKIDDEIFRVKRYEYPLSLIMLDIDFFKNVNDDHGHDVGDSVLIEYTKLISSLLRKTDIFCRMGGEEFIIILPHTDINEAVGISEKLRCEIEKYKKILPITMSFGVTQYKTDETVQTFLKRVDEALYKAKQSGRNKVIVS; the protein is encoded by the coding sequence ATGCTAAAGAGCTACAAACCTTATGCAGCAATACTGCTGCTTCTTATTATTGTTATCGGCGGTTTTGTATTTAGTTACGTGCAGTTAAATACGAAAAAGATACAAAACTCCATCTATACGCATGAAGCCGCTTCTATGCGTAAAAACGTCAAACTGATGATCCTGCAGAAACAAAAATCTACTCTGGCGATCGCACTGAGTCTGGCTAACGATAAGAATCTGATCGAGCAGATAAAACAAAACAAAATAGCTTCCGATTCTTATAAAGACCTCCTTGACAAGCTTACACAACAAACACTTTACAAAAACGTCTGGATTCAGATCATAAACAAGGACGCCGTCTCTTTGTATAGAAGCTGGAGCGATCTCAAAGGCGATCTGCTTCATGATGTCAGAAAGGATCTAAAAAACATCCTTTTACATAAAACGGTAAACTACTCTATAGATATCTGCCGGTTCGACCTCTCGATCAGAACCATCGTTCCGCTGTTTGAAAACAAAAATTTCATAGGTATCTTAGAGGTCATCACACATTTCAATTCCATCGCAAACAGTCTGAAAGATTCGAAGGTCGGCTCTGTCGTCGTAGTAAAAAAAGAGTTCACGGACAAAATAAAATTCCCTTTGACGAATCAATTTATAAACGATCACTACGTAGCAAATCTCAATGCGCCTGAAAATCTTACAAATTACCTTAAAACGCATGGTCCTACAAACTATTTTAACAATTCGTATAAGATCGAAAACGGCTATATCATAGTCTCTTACGAATTAAAAAATTCTCAGTCGCAGGCCATCGGATATTTTATAATGTTCAAAAAGCTCTCGGACGTACAGACAATGAACCTGGAGTTCTTTGTCTTTAAGTGGATGAGCGTTTTCGTACTGCTCGGTCTGCTCGTCCTTTTTATTATCAGCAACATTATCCTGATCAAAAACAGAAATCAAAAAAAATATTATAAAAGCATCCTCGACACCGCCAGCAACATAGTGATCGTAAACGACGGTAAAAAATTGGTCGACACGAACAAAGCCTTTTTCAAATACTTTTATTCTTACAAAACTATCGATGAGTTCTTAAAAGATTACGACTGCGTATGCGATCTGTTCGCAAAAGAAAAGGGTTATCTGCAGCAGCCTATGAACAATAGATACTGGATAGAGTATGTTATACGAAACAGTGATATCGTACATAAAGCAAAAATACTATATCTGGATGAGATTTACTATTTTTCCGTGACAGCCGCTTTGATCTCGGAAGATCCGAAACATTACAGCGTCGTTCTCTCAGATATTACCAAAGAGGAACAGTACCAAAAAGAGCTGCTTATATTAAGCATAAAAGACACGCTTACGGATATATACAACCGCCACTATTTCGATCAAAAGATCGATGATGAGATATTCAGGGTCAAACGCTACGAATATCCGCTCTCTCTCATTATGCTCGATATCGATTTTTTTAAAAACGTAAACGACGACCATGGACATGATGTCGGAGACAGTGTTTTGATCGAATACACCAAACTCATATCTTCTCTGCTAAGAAAAACGGATATCTTCTGCAGAATGGGCGGAGAGGAGTTTATAATCATCCTTCCTCACACCGATATAAACGAAGCCGTAGGGATCTCTGAAAAGCTGCGCTGCGAGATCGAAAAATATAAAAAGATACTGCCTATAACCATGAGTTTCGGAGTGACACAATACAAAACAGACGAAACGGTACAAACGTTCCTAAAAAGAGTGGACGAAGCTTTGTACAAAGCAAAACAGAGCGGAAGAAACAAAGTCATTGTAAGCTGA
- a CDS encoding FAD-dependent oxidoreductase, producing MKKVLVLGGGFAGIESAIYLRKNNFDVTLVSDRDFFYIYPTSIWVPTGETKFKDICVELIKLQDAHGFKIIIDPVRSIEAKEHRVTLKSGRVMDDYDYLVIAIGASKMKAKGIEHTLSICGAPEQSLLIKDRVQELVEKGSGKIAFGFGGNPNDTSAVRGGPGFELLFNVHNLLKKKGIRENYELTFFAPMPKPGARMGEKALKMMDMFFERTMVKKHFGKKIKAFQNDGVIFEDDSKLESDFTMFIPAGDGHEIIKDSDLPKNAAGFVKIDDFCRVEGFEYIYAVGDVAAIEGPEWRAKQGHIAEVMARNAAHNINEQENNADNHKGYQEHLNILCVMDSGDGAAFVYRDEKKAKMIPLPILGHWLKKGWGKYCRLSKLGRIPRIPGL from the coding sequence ATGAAAAAAGTTCTAGTTTTAGGCGGCGGATTTGCCGGAATAGAGTCTGCGATCTACTTAAGAAAAAACAATTTTGACGTGACTCTGGTAAGCGACAGAGATTTTTTTTACATATATCCTACATCCATCTGGGTACCTACGGGAGAAACAAAATTCAAAGACATATGCGTCGAACTGATAAAACTTCAAGACGCACATGGATTCAAGATCATCATCGATCCCGTCAGATCGATAGAAGCAAAAGAGCACCGCGTTACTTTAAAAAGCGGCAGAGTCATGGATGATTATGATTATCTCGTAATCGCCATAGGAGCTTCAAAAATGAAAGCCAAAGGGATAGAACACACCCTTTCCATCTGCGGAGCGCCGGAACAGTCGCTGCTCATAAAAGACAGGGTGCAGGAGCTTGTTGAAAAGGGCAGCGGTAAGATCGCGTTTGGTTTTGGCGGCAACCCCAACGATACTTCCGCCGTGAGGGGAGGCCCAGGATTTGAACTGCTTTTTAACGTACACAATCTGTTGAAGAAAAAAGGGATAAGAGAGAACTACGAGCTCACTTTTTTTGCTCCGATGCCAAAACCGGGCGCAAGGATGGGTGAAAAAGCACTGAAAATGATGGACATGTTCTTTGAACGTACCATGGTAAAAAAACATTTCGGCAAAAAGATAAAGGCTTTTCAAAACGACGGCGTTATCTTTGAAGACGACAGCAAGCTTGAGAGTGACTTTACGATGTTCATCCCCGCCGGAGACGGACATGAGATCATCAAAGATTCCGATCTGCCTAAAAACGCTGCGGGATTTGTTAAGATAGATGATTTCTGTCGGGTCGAAGGCTTTGAATACATTTATGCAGTAGGCGACGTAGCTGCTATAGAGGGTCCTGAATGGAGAGCAAAGCAGGGGCATATCGCCGAGGTCATGGCCAGAAATGCGGCTCATAATATTAACGAACAAGAGAATAATGCCGATAATCATAAAGGATACCAAGAACATCTCAACATTCTTTGCGTCATGGACAGCGGAGACGGTGCGGCATTTGTATACAGGGATGAAAAAAAAGCGAAAATGATCCCTCTGCCTATCCTTGGACACTGGCTGAAAAAGGGATGGGGAAAATATTGCAGACTTTCAAAATTAGGACGTATACCCCGTATTCCCGGATTATAG
- a CDS encoding 2-dehydropantoate 2-reductase yields the protein MRVLVYGLGGVGGYIAAYLCRTENEIVGVARGEHLKAIQQRGLRVVEDDREFRTTNIEAVEEKELGGYFDMVLFCVKSYDLEDAVLACKPFIDENSIVLSLANGVEHGGTLRRLLHAKVLDGCVYILSHIKAPGEIKKSGDVFALIFAGEGSELLADMCEEAGLRYKVPQNVKEAIWKKYIFISTFAMLTSYYDESIRSVYENHYDKALSVLKEIALIAKAKDIDIEEEIAKALHTASKLPKNASTSMHKDIKATRRDELETLCGYLVREADALHINIPDIQRYYDELLKVHH from the coding sequence GTGAGAGTTCTTGTTTATGGGCTCGGCGGAGTCGGCGGGTATATAGCCGCGTATCTTTGCCGTACGGAAAATGAAATTGTCGGAGTCGCCAGAGGAGAGCATCTAAAAGCGATACAACAGAGAGGATTGCGTGTAGTAGAAGACGACAGAGAGTTTAGAACGACAAATATCGAAGCGGTTGAGGAAAAAGAGCTTGGCGGATATTTCGACATGGTTCTTTTTTGCGTAAAAAGCTATGATCTGGAGGATGCCGTACTTGCTTGTAAGCCTTTTATAGATGAAAACAGCATCGTTTTAAGCCTGGCTAACGGAGTAGAGCATGGCGGTACGCTTCGCAGACTTTTACATGCAAAGGTGCTCGATGGCTGCGTCTATATCCTTTCGCATATAAAAGCTCCCGGAGAGATAAAAAAAAGCGGCGACGTGTTCGCACTTATATTTGCAGGGGAGGGCAGTGAACTTCTGGCGGATATGTGTGAGGAAGCGGGACTGAGATATAAAGTACCGCAAAATGTCAAAGAAGCCATCTGGAAAAAATATATCTTTATCTCCACTTTTGCGATGCTGACAAGCTACTACGACGAATCGATAAGATCGGTATACGAAAATCATTATGATAAAGCTTTGAGCGTCTTAAAAGAGATCGCATTGATAGCAAAAGCAAAAGATATAGATATTGAAGAAGAGATAGCAAAAGCGCTGCATACGGCTTCAAAACTGCCAAAGAACGCTTCGACTTCGATGCATAAAGATATCAAGGCTACAAGAAGAGACGAGCTGGAAACTCTGTGCGGCTATCTGGTAAGAGAAGCGGATGCTTTGCATATAAACATCCCCGATATACAAAGATATTATGACGAACTTCTAAAAGTCCACCACTGA
- a CDS encoding OmpA family protein has protein sequence MRSFFLTLFLFSSLICADDQFPYIKPVSVERAPVVKLKPVEKKQEIKSEQKEKQKPQTKQQVVKKELDSDNDGVPDIKDKCANTPEDFAVDENGCPTAKILHVTFGADQYKVTDAVMNDVKKFADFLRQNDEYDIVILGYTDSSGDAQKNQNLSQRRADSVKEALMRYGISKARLTAIGKGDKDPIADNSTAKGRAQNRRIEIELVK, from the coding sequence ATGAGATCCTTTTTCCTGACGCTATTTCTCTTTTCCTCTTTAATCTGTGCAGACGATCAGTTTCCCTACATCAAACCTGTATCCGTTGAAAGAGCTCCCGTCGTAAAACTAAAGCCCGTTGAAAAAAAACAGGAGATAAAAAGCGAACAAAAAGAGAAGCAAAAGCCGCAGACAAAACAGCAGGTCGTAAAAAAAGAGCTTGACAGTGATAATGACGGAGTACCCGATATTAAAGACAAATGTGCGAACACCCCTGAAGATTTCGCGGTCGATGAAAACGGCTGTCCTACCGCCAAAATACTGCATGTGACATTTGGTGCAGACCAATACAAGGTGACCGACGCCGTTATGAACGACGTAAAAAAGTTTGCCGACTTTTTACGCCAAAATGACGAATACGATATTGTCATTTTGGGATATACGGATTCATCGGGCGACGCCCAAAAGAACCAAAATCTTTCTCAAAGAAGAGCCGATTCCGTAAAAGAAGCCCTTATGAGATACGGTATCTCCAAAGCCAGACTCACGGCGATCGGCAAAGGGGATAAAGATCCGATAGCCGACAACTCTACGGCAAAAGGACGTGCACAAAACCGCCGTATCGAGATAGAATTGGTCAAATGA
- the msrA gene encoding peptide-methionine (S)-S-oxide reductase MsrA: MKKLVLGGGCFWCIEAVYSNVKGVKKALSGYAGGRRKDPSYEQVCSGATGHAEVVEISYDDAIITMEELLDIFWEIHDPTTLNAQGADVGTQYRSVVFYGSDEEKKKIQDSIAKVSSDFDDKIVTEVAPLSEFYPAERYHQSYFASNPNQGYCRVVIAPKLQKFMTRFPEKLA; this comes from the coding sequence ATGAAAAAACTTGTGCTGGGCGGAGGTTGTTTTTGGTGTATCGAAGCCGTATACAGCAATGTCAAAGGTGTAAAAAAAGCTCTAAGCGGTTACGCGGGAGGAAGAAGAAAAGACCCGTCATACGAGCAGGTGTGCAGCGGAGCTACGGGGCATGCCGAAGTAGTCGAGATAAGTTATGACGATGCAATCATAACGATGGAGGAACTTTTGGATATCTTTTGGGAGATACATGACCCCACTACATTGAACGCCCAAGGAGCCGATGTCGGCACGCAGTACCGCTCCGTCGTTTTTTACGGCAGCGACGAAGAGAAAAAAAAGATACAAGATTCCATTGCCAAGGTATCTTCGGATTTTGACGACAAGATAGTGACGGAGGTTGCTCCACTAAGCGAATTTTATCCTGCAGAAAGATATCATCAAAGCTATTTTGCCTCGAATCCGAATCAGGGTTACTGCAGAGTCGTCATCGCTCCGAAGCTTCAAAAGTTTATGACCAGATTTCCCGAAAAACTGGCGTAA
- a CDS encoding NAD(P)-binding domain-containing protein: protein MEKVYDMVIVGAGPAGIAAAVESYLLGIRNILMLEKDENHNATIRKYYKDNKRVDKDWKGQKVELDGNIYFLDGTKETTLDFFDEVIKAHGVELVTHTEVSKIEKSGEIFDVFIAGGSIKAKYVVVTIGRMGKPNKPEYKIPTNIKKRVGYTLDDCSEGEKILVVGGGDSAIEYAVDLSPKNDVSICYRRETFRRANPINQRDIANAIAHSEVRPILGVNISALEDEEGRVRVVYDEIEPEIYDRVIYAIGGTTPSAFLASSGIEEQDGKPVHDDNYETAIEGLFVAGDITQESGGSIALGLNHGYKIACHINEHHS, encoded by the coding sequence ATGGAGAAAGTGTATGATATGGTTATAGTCGGAGCCGGACCTGCCGGTATAGCCGCAGCGGTCGAAAGTTATCTTTTGGGTATAAGAAATATTTTGATGCTGGAAAAAGATGAGAACCATAATGCTACGATCCGAAAATACTACAAAGACAACAAGCGTGTCGATAAGGACTGGAAAGGACAGAAAGTGGAGCTGGATGGCAACATCTATTTTCTCGACGGCACCAAAGAGACCACGCTGGATTTTTTCGATGAGGTGATAAAAGCTCACGGCGTAGAGCTTGTGACGCATACCGAAGTGAGCAAGATAGAAAAGAGCGGTGAGATATTCGATGTCTTTATCGCCGGAGGAAGTATCAAAGCGAAATATGTCGTCGTTACGATCGGCAGAATGGGAAAACCGAACAAGCCCGAGTACAAGATTCCTACAAATATCAAAAAAAGAGTGGGCTATACGCTTGATGATTGCAGCGAGGGAGAGAAAATTCTGGTCGTAGGCGGTGGTGACAGTGCTATCGAGTACGCCGTGGACCTGAGTCCCAAGAACGATGTTTCGATCTGCTATAGACGAGAAACTTTCAGACGTGCAAACCCGATAAACCAAAGAGATATCGCCAATGCTATAGCCCATAGCGAGGTGCGTCCTATCTTAGGCGTGAACATTTCGGCGCTCGAAGATGAAGAGGGAAGAGTAAGGGTCGTTTACGATGAGATAGAGCCAGAGATTTACGACAGAGTGATCTACGCCATAGGCGGAACGACTCCAAGTGCATTCTTGGCGAGTTCTGGCATAGAGGAGCAAGACGGCAAACCGGTTCATGACGATAATTATGAGACAGCGATAGAGGGACTTTTTGTCGCGGGGGATATCACGCAAGAGTCAGGTGGTTCGATTGCTCTGGGACTCAATCATGGCTATAAAATAGCCTGTCATATCAACGAACATCACTCTTAA
- a CDS encoding AMMECR1 domain-containing protein produces the protein MARSPLLQLVRDSIEEVIEAKRKIDRESLLKEYPVLEQKIASEVSIKVDNEVRGHASSAEALKPLVDDIIYNAKVAAFQDTKNSPISTAEYLHCSIELSLLIPNEEGGFDIETSTDGPIVKD, from the coding sequence ATGGCAAGATCACCGCTTTTACAACTTGTACGCGACTCCATCGAAGAGGTCATCGAAGCAAAAAGAAAAATAGACAGAGAATCTCTTTTAAAGGAGTACCCTGTTTTAGAGCAGAAGATAGCTTCGGAAGTCTCCATAAAAGTCGATAACGAAGTCCGAGGTCACGCTTCATCTGCAGAGGCCTTGAAGCCCCTTGTGGACGATATCATCTATAATGCGAAAGTGGCGGCTTTTCAAGATACAAAAAACTCTCCGATCTCTACTGCCGAGTATCTTCACTGCTCCATAGAACTCTCGCTTCTTATCCCCAACGAAGAGGGAGGTTTTGACATCGAGACCTCCACGGACGGTCCTATCGTAAAAGATTAA